Proteins from a genomic interval of Staphylococcus debuckii:
- a CDS encoding gamma-glutamyl-gamma-aminobutyrate hydrolase family protein, translating to MSANIGISASILTDQDGMFPGYKRCYVNQDYIEAVVKQGGIPFVLPITDDSDIIEKQIDMLDGLILSGGHDVSPALYHEDPLEKLGETLIERDQFDFQLIKAAIKKNIPILGICRGAQILNVYFGGTLYQDTSYRELNTIRHWQSYNPTEKTHQITIQSDTRLEKIFNETSLYVNSFHHQLIHELASNFKVNAYTNDRSIEGFESKGHQYIVGIQWHPEMLWRESSMDVLFKDFINQAESM from the coding sequence ATGTCAGCAAACATAGGAATTTCAGCAAGTATCTTAACAGATCAAGACGGCATGTTTCCTGGATATAAACGTTGTTATGTAAATCAAGATTATATTGAGGCGGTAGTTAAACAAGGAGGCATTCCTTTCGTCTTACCTATAACGGATGATTCGGATATTATTGAAAAACAAATCGATATGTTAGATGGTTTGATATTGAGTGGAGGCCATGATGTAAGTCCTGCTCTTTATCATGAAGACCCTTTAGAAAAGTTAGGAGAAACTTTAATAGAAAGAGATCAATTTGATTTTCAGTTAATTAAAGCAGCTATAAAGAAAAACATCCCAATCTTAGGAATTTGCAGAGGTGCACAAATTTTAAATGTCTATTTTGGAGGAACTTTGTATCAAGATACTTCTTATAGAGAATTAAATACCATTAGACATTGGCAATCGTACAATCCGACTGAAAAAACACATCAAATTACCATCCAGTCAGATACACGCTTGGAAAAAATTTTTAATGAAACTTCTTTGTATGTTAATTCCTTTCATCATCAACTTATTCATGAATTAGCTTCTAATTTTAAAGTAAATGCTTATACCAATGACCGTTCAATCGAAGGATTTGAGTCAAAAGGTCATCAATATATTGTAGGTATTCAATGGCACCCTGAAATGTTGTGGCGAGAGTCAAGTATGGACGTACTATTCAAAGACTTTATTAATCAAGCTGAAAGTATGTGA
- a CDS encoding ROK family protein — protein sequence MYSIAVDIGGTNIKAAVLNDELDFVEYVKIPTPDNKELLIVEEVHRLIADYIQQYALTSPFIGISSAGVIDSELGEVVYTGPTIQNFDGTNFYQALSDLSDQIKIYNDVDAALLGELAFHHYEEENIFCLTLGTGIGGAFYNRKLGLYPGERHRANEIGYLLYRAEDDKTFEKRASTAALKELMHKWEFEFESDVPRLFELAETGDTLAQDILNKWSTHVAEGIAQIQIMYDPGLILIGGGISAQGAALLKYIEPKVHDFLPPDYGVARLQTTQTENHAALFGAVSQR from the coding sequence ATGTATAGTATTGCAGTAGATATTGGCGGAACGAACATCAAAGCTGCCGTCTTAAATGATGAGTTGGATTTCGTAGAATATGTGAAGATACCGACACCCGATAATAAGGAATTACTAATTGTGGAGGAAGTGCATCGCTTAATTGCCGATTATATTCAACAATATGCACTGACTTCACCCTTTATCGGTATCTCTAGTGCCGGAGTAATTGATTCAGAGCTAGGAGAGGTTGTTTATACCGGCCCTACTATTCAAAACTTTGATGGTACTAATTTCTATCAAGCTTTAAGCGACTTATCTGACCAGATAAAGATTTATAACGATGTAGACGCTGCACTTTTGGGAGAACTAGCTTTTCATCATTATGAGGAAGAAAATATTTTCTGCTTAACTTTGGGCACTGGAATTGGCGGTGCATTTTATAATCGTAAATTGGGTTTGTATCCAGGGGAACGTCATCGTGCGAATGAAATTGGCTATCTGCTGTATCGTGCTGAGGATGATAAAACTTTCGAAAAACGCGCTTCGACTGCTGCTTTAAAAGAATTGATGCATAAGTGGGAATTTGAGTTTGAATCAGATGTTCCTCGCTTATTTGAATTAGCAGAGACTGGTGATACACTTGCACAAGATATTTTGAATAAATGGTCTACACATGTTGCAGAGGGCATTGCGCAAATTCAAATTATGTATGATCCGGGATTGATTTTAATCGGTGGCGGTATTTCTGCTCAAGGGGCTGCCTTATTAAAATATATCGAACCTAAAGTACATGATTTCTTACCTCCTGATTATGGAGTGGCACGTTTGCAAACAACTCAAACTGAGAATCATGCTGCCCTATTCGGTGCGGTCTCTCAAAGATAA
- a CDS encoding APC family permease, with product MKKLGFWSIVLFAINSIIGSGIFLSPAAVIKIAGKYTPIVYLFAALLAAILAITFAAAAKYVTKSGAAYAYATAAFGENIGFYVGITRFIAGSIAWGVMATAVVKTVITIFGGDNTSFWMITVGLVLLMVILLIINMSGNKIFEIINNLSTIGKLLALLTTIVAGVVIVIITRENHFNEINHIVDTSSINGSTLVMAVIAAFYAFTGFESVANASEDMKQPEKNLPKAIPLAILVIGVVYIGIILATMMVNPGALIKTKEVVSLVAVFNSPIIYNIILYGALISMFGINVAASFGTPRILEAIANENQVPHWFKKRTKQGFPFIAFMTTFLVAAVLPMAFQYDMTSIIILSSISRFIQFLVVPVGVLMFYFGKERGYTLENVHKNIVTDVVLPAISLLLTVLLLVMFDWKGQFSIKTDSGTMLNYYAITAMVIGYVILPAVLFWVNKKRIAK from the coding sequence ATGAAAAAATTAGGATTTTGGTCAATCGTTTTATTCGCAATCAACTCAATTATAGGATCAGGAATATTTTTATCTCCAGCAGCCGTTATTAAAATTGCAGGGAAATATACACCTATCGTTTATCTTTTCGCTGCGTTGTTAGCTGCTATTTTAGCCATTACTTTTGCGGCAGCAGCTAAATACGTAACTAAAAGTGGGGCAGCATATGCCTATGCAACTGCGGCTTTTGGTGAGAATATTGGTTTTTATGTAGGGATTACTAGATTTATCGCTGGTAGCATCGCTTGGGGTGTAATGGCAACTGCAGTAGTTAAAACGGTCATAACTATTTTCGGTGGAGACAATACAAGTTTCTGGATGATTACTGTAGGATTAGTTTTATTGATGGTGATATTATTAATTATCAATATGTCCGGCAATAAAATTTTCGAGATTATCAATAATCTGTCTACTATCGGAAAATTACTTGCACTGTTGACTACTATTGTAGCAGGCGTAGTCATTGTAATAATAACTCGGGAGAATCACTTCAATGAAATTAACCATATTGTAGACACTTCAAGTATTAACGGTTCTACTTTGGTAATGGCAGTTATCGCTGCTTTCTATGCCTTTACAGGTTTTGAAAGTGTAGCGAATGCATCAGAAGATATGAAACAACCTGAAAAGAACTTGCCGAAAGCTATTCCTTTAGCTATTTTAGTCATTGGCGTAGTGTACATCGGCATTATTTTAGCAACCATGATGGTTAATCCTGGCGCTTTGATTAAGACGAAAGAAGTCGTATCACTCGTCGCAGTCTTTAACTCACCTATTATTTACAACATTATTTTATATGGCGCGCTGATCTCAATGTTTGGTATCAACGTCGCCGCTTCCTTTGGGACACCAAGAATTCTCGAAGCTATCGCAAATGAAAATCAAGTGCCTCATTGGTTCAAGAAGCGTACGAAACAAGGCTTCCCATTTATTGCCTTTATGACAACCTTCTTAGTGGCGGCAGTCTTACCAATGGCGTTCCAATACGATATGACAAGTATCATTATTTTAAGTTCAATTTCACGTTTTATTCAATTCCTAGTCGTGCCGGTAGGGGTGTTGATGTTCTACTTTGGAAAAGAGCGAGGCTATACCTTAGAAAATGTGCACAAGAACATAGTGACAGATGTAGTATTACCTGCCATTTCATTACTTCTTACAGTACTTTTATTAGTCATGTTTGATTGGAAAGGACAATTCTCTATTAAAACTGATAGCGGTACAATGCTGAACTACTACGCAATAACAGCTATGGTCATCGGGTATGTCATACTTCCCGCAGTCTTATTTTGGGTCAATAAAAAAAGAATAGCAAAATAA
- a CDS encoding sodium:solute symporter, translating into MQQVGFGAWNWFAVILYLVVMLIVGAYFTKRASQSTDSFFTASGRLPSWAIGFSIYATTLSAITFMSTPEKAFLTDWSYIAGNIAIVAIIPLLIAFYVPFFKKLNVTSAYEYLEARFGPSVRVIGSLLFVIFHLGRIAIVIYLPTLAITAVSDINPYLVASLVRILCILYTFLGGFEGVVWSDFIQGVILLGGALMIIIIGAMEIKGGFGTIAHDAIANKKLLSADNWKLNSAAAALPIIFLGNIFNNLHQYTASQDVVQRYQASDSIDETKKSLWINGLLALISAPIFYGMGTMMYSFYKHSDTLPEGFNTSSVVPYFILTEMPPFVGGLLIAAIFAAAQSTISSSLNSISACISEDIKDRFFGKGKDEKSEVLFARITIVVAGLLSYCIAIYLIAADSNNLWDLFLLVTGLFGVPLAGIFAVGIFTKRANTLGVIVGLLAGVVIAYLMKGVGGANSPFYVSIISFFIAFIFGYLISLFVPAKNAKDITGLTIYDKDKPSTYVSKVATRK; encoded by the coding sequence ATGCAACAGGTTGGTTTTGGCGCATGGAACTGGTTTGCCGTTATTTTGTATCTCGTAGTGATGCTGATAGTGGGAGCCTACTTTACCAAACGTGCGAGTCAAAGCACAGATAGTTTCTTTACAGCAAGCGGACGCCTTCCTTCATGGGCAATCGGTTTCTCAATTTATGCTACGACATTGAGCGCAATTACGTTTATGTCTACACCAGAAAAGGCCTTTCTGACAGATTGGTCCTATATTGCCGGTAACATTGCAATTGTCGCAATTATTCCGTTATTAATTGCATTTTACGTACCATTCTTTAAAAAATTAAATGTCACATCAGCCTACGAATACTTAGAAGCACGCTTCGGTCCGAGTGTACGTGTCATCGGTTCATTATTATTCGTGATTTTCCACTTAGGTCGTATCGCCATTGTTATCTATTTACCGACACTAGCAATTACAGCAGTGTCAGACATCAATCCTTATTTAGTAGCGAGTTTAGTACGTATCTTATGTATTCTGTACACGTTCTTAGGCGGATTTGAAGGCGTAGTATGGAGCGACTTTATCCAAGGTGTCATTTTACTAGGTGGGGCATTAATGATAATCATCATTGGTGCCATGGAAATCAAAGGCGGCTTTGGTACTATCGCTCACGATGCCATCGCAAATAAGAAATTGCTCAGCGCAGATAACTGGAAATTAAATTCAGCAGCCGCAGCGTTGCCGATTATTTTCCTGGGAAATATTTTTAACAACTTACATCAATACACAGCCAGTCAAGACGTGGTACAACGTTACCAAGCTTCTGACTCAATTGATGAAACGAAGAAATCACTGTGGATCAACGGTTTGTTAGCTTTAATCTCAGCACCGATTTTCTACGGTATGGGAACAATGATGTATTCATTCTATAAACATTCTGATACATTGCCTGAAGGTTTCAACACATCTTCAGTTGTACCTTACTTTATCTTGACAGAAATGCCTCCATTTGTCGGCGGTTTACTGATTGCAGCCATCTTCGCAGCCGCGCAATCTACCATTTCTTCAAGCTTGAACTCAATTTCAGCATGTATTTCTGAAGACATTAAAGACCGCTTCTTCGGAAAAGGAAAAGACGAGAAGAGTGAAGTACTCTTTGCGAGAATCACGATTGTAGTGGCTGGTTTGCTCAGCTACTGTATCGCAATTTATCTAATTGCAGCAGATTCTAACAACTTGTGGGACTTATTCTTATTAGTAACTGGATTATTCGGTGTACCTTTAGCAGGTATTTTTGCAGTCGGTATCTTCACGAAACGTGCTAATACCTTAGGCGTTATCGTCGGATTACTTGCAGGTGTGGTTATTGCGTACTTGATGAAAGGTGTAGGCGGAGCGAACTCTCCATTCTATGTATCTATCATTTCATTCTTTATCGCCTTCATCTTTGGTTATTTAATCAGTTTATTCGTACCTGCGAAAAATGCTAAAGATATCACAGGACTGACAATTTATGATAAAGATAAACCATCTACTTATGTTTCTAAAGTAGCGACAAGAAAATAA
- the nagB gene encoding glucosamine-6-phosphate deaminase yields MNIYNLKDKSTASKYTAIALLKTIKNNPQAILGLATGSTMVELYPQFTDLLKANQVDVSGVRTFNLDEYVGLDATHPQSYYTYMHERLFNQYEGWQESNIHIPNGKSDEAIDEGARYEQLLHEMGRPDIQILGIGENGHIGFNEPGTSFESTTSIVDLTPSTLHANSIHFEHADDVPKQAVSMGLSSIMRAKRIILLAFGEKKIDAIRRLAAGEISEELPASILYRHPNVEVIVDDIIFKALH; encoded by the coding sequence ATGAACATTTATAACTTGAAAGATAAAAGTACAGCGAGTAAGTATACCGCAATTGCGTTATTAAAGACGATTAAAAATAATCCTCAAGCGATTTTAGGATTAGCGACCGGTTCTACAATGGTTGAACTTTACCCGCAATTTACCGATTTATTAAAAGCGAATCAAGTGGATGTCAGTGGTGTACGTACATTTAACCTAGATGAATATGTAGGATTAGATGCTACACATCCGCAAAGTTATTATACTTACATGCATGAGCGCTTATTCAATCAGTATGAAGGTTGGCAGGAATCCAATATTCATATTCCTAATGGGAAGTCTGATGAGGCAATTGATGAAGGAGCACGTTATGAGCAGTTGCTGCATGAAATGGGGCGCCCGGATATTCAAATTCTAGGTATCGGAGAAAATGGCCACATCGGCTTTAATGAGCCGGGCACTTCCTTTGAAAGTACCACGAGCATCGTAGACCTGACGCCTTCTACTCTGCATGCGAACAGCATTCATTTCGAACATGCCGATGATGTGCCGAAACAAGCAGTTTCTATGGGACTGTCTTCAATTATGCGGGCAAAACGTATTATCTTACTGGCTTTTGGCGAGAAAAAAATCGATGCGATTCGCCGCTTGGCTGCCGGAGAAATTTCTGAGGAGTTGCCGGCCTCTATCTTGTATCGTCATCCAAATGTCGAAGTTATTGTAGACGATATCATTTTTAAAGCACTTCACTAA
- a CDS encoding APC family permease, whose protein sequence is MNKLGFWSIVLLTINLIVGSGIFLSPGTVVGMAGKYTPLVYLIAASFAGVLAISFASAAKYVNKGGAAYAYSTAAFGEHIGFYVGIAQFIAGSIAWGVMATAVVKTILVITGGPSNNVLWITVGILILMVIIFCINIFGTKLFELVNNLSTAGKLISLGTVIIAGLIVIISTGKSHYYEIDHLVNTSHLDSSGFVMAIIAAFYAFTGFENVANGSQDMQSPEKNLPKAIPVAILIIGTAFIGLITIIMMLNPEALLRTKQVVSLVAIFKSPILYNIILYGALISMFGINIATSFSIPRMLESVAEKGQLPAWFKYRNQYGFPLHAFLVTAFVAVLLPMSFRFEMDSIIVLSAISRFVQFLIVPAALITFYMGKAHEDVLDSAKKNIFTDMFMPSIALFLTVFMLLRFDWKSEFSVKHHDVLVPNYSAIIAMVIGYIILPIIIFWINHRREAKRKAVEEY, encoded by the coding sequence GTGAATAAACTAGGATTTTGGTCCATCGTGCTGTTAACTATCAACTTAATAGTAGGTTCCGGCATTTTCTTATCACCTGGAACGGTTGTAGGTATGGCAGGCAAGTATACACCGCTTGTTTATTTAATTGCAGCTTCCTTTGCGGGCGTTCTAGCTATTTCCTTTGCCTCCGCAGCCAAATATGTCAATAAAGGTGGCGCAGCTTATGCTTATTCGACAGCTGCCTTTGGAGAACATATCGGCTTCTATGTCGGTATTGCTCAATTTATTGCAGGCAGTATTGCTTGGGGTGTCATGGCGACTGCAGTAGTGAAGACCATTTTAGTCATTACAGGCGGACCGAGTAATAATGTATTATGGATTACCGTTGGCATTTTAATATTAATGGTAATTATCTTTTGCATTAATATCTTCGGCACCAAATTATTTGAGTTAGTCAATAACCTTTCAACAGCAGGTAAATTAATCTCACTTGGAACAGTGATTATAGCAGGTTTAATTGTCATTATTTCTACTGGTAAATCACATTACTATGAGATAGACCATCTCGTGAATACGTCACATTTAGACAGTTCAGGATTTGTGATGGCTATTATTGCTGCCTTTTATGCTTTTACAGGATTTGAAAATGTAGCAAACGGTTCTCAAGATATGCAATCTCCTGAAAAAAATCTGCCGAAAGCCATTCCAGTGGCTATTCTCATCATCGGAACAGCTTTTATAGGACTCATCACGATTATTATGATGCTTAATCCAGAGGCTTTGCTCAGAACTAAACAAGTGGTTTCACTTGTGGCGATCTTCAAATCACCAATTCTCTACAACATTATTTTATATGGGGCTTTAATTTCAATGTTCGGAATCAATATCGCAACATCATTCTCCATCCCACGTATGTTGGAGTCTGTTGCAGAAAAAGGACAGTTGCCGGCGTGGTTTAAATATCGTAATCAATACGGCTTTCCGCTTCACGCATTTCTAGTCACTGCCTTTGTCGCAGTGTTGCTGCCGATGTCATTCCGCTTCGAAATGGACAGCATCATCGTACTCAGCGCAATTTCGCGATTCGTACAATTCTTAATCGTGCCTGCCGCTTTGATTACATTCTATATGGGCAAAGCGCATGAGGATGTACTCGATTCCGCGAAAAAGAACATCTTTACAGATATGTTCATGCCAAGCATTGCTTTATTCCTAACCGTCTTTATGCTCTTAAGATTTGATTGGAAAAGCGAGTTTTCCGTGAAACATCATGACGTCTTAGTGCCGAATTATTCAGCAATCATTGCCATGGTAATAGGTTATATCATACTGCCGATTATTATATTTTGGATCAATCATCGCAGAGAAGCAAAAAGAAAAGCGGTAGAAGAGTATTAA
- a CDS encoding N-acetylneuraminate lyase: MEENLKGLYAALLVPFDENGQVKEEGLKAIAKNAIENEELDGLYVNGSSGENFLINTAQKKQIFKIAKEAVGDDVKMIAQIGALDLNEAIELGKYATELGYDALSAVTPFYYPLSFEEIKQYYFDLIEATQNKMIIYSIPDLTGVNINVEQFGELFNHEKVIGVKYTAPNFFLLERLRKAYPDKLIFSGFDEMLIQAVASGVDGAIGSTFNVNGKRTRQIFELAQQGKVDEAYQVQHETNDIITKVLELGLYPTLKEILKYRGIDSGLPKRPFAPFNEENRAALDELVKQYNL, encoded by the coding sequence ATGGAAGAAAATTTGAAAGGGTTATATGCCGCATTACTCGTACCATTCGACGAAAATGGCCAAGTCAAAGAAGAAGGATTAAAGGCCATTGCCAAGAATGCCATTGAAAACGAAGAATTAGATGGATTATATGTAAATGGAAGTTCAGGAGAGAACTTCTTAATTAATACAGCACAGAAGAAACAAATCTTTAAAATTGCGAAAGAAGCTGTCGGAGACGACGTAAAAATGATTGCGCAAATCGGCGCGCTCGATTTAAACGAGGCAATTGAACTCGGCAAATATGCGACTGAACTTGGCTATGATGCACTTTCAGCAGTCACGCCGTTTTATTATCCGCTCTCTTTTGAAGAAATTAAACAATATTACTTTGATTTGATTGAAGCGACGCAAAACAAGATGATTATTTATTCCATTCCTGATCTGACAGGAGTGAATATCAACGTCGAGCAATTCGGAGAACTCTTTAATCATGAAAAGGTTATTGGGGTGAAATACACAGCGCCTAATTTCTTCTTATTAGAACGTTTACGCAAAGCTTATCCAGATAAACTCATTTTCTCAGGCTTTGATGAAATGTTGATCCAAGCAGTCGCTTCAGGTGTGGATGGTGCCATTGGTTCTACATTTAACGTCAACGGCAAACGTACACGTCAAATCTTCGAATTAGCGCAACAAGGCAAAGTCGACGAAGCTTATCAAGTTCAACATGAAACAAATGATATCATCACTAAAGTTTTAGAATTAGGACTTTATCCGACATTAAAAGAAATCTTGAAATATCGCGGCATCGATAGCGGTTTACCAAAACGCCCATTCGCGCCATTCAACGAAGAGAATAGAGCAGCATTAGATGAATTAGTAAAACAATACAATTTGTAA
- a CDS encoding N-acetylmannosamine-6-phosphate 2-epimerase, translated as MECVGMLPQGLIVSCQALPDEPLHSSFIMSKLALAAYEGGAVGIRANTKEDIEAIKAEVPLPVIGIVKRDYEGSEVFITATSKEVDELIASGCDVIALDATKQERPQETLAELVAYIREHSPHTEIMADISTVDEAINAEQLGFDYIGTTLRGYTHYTKGHILYENDFAFLKEILEKVEAKVIAEGNVITPEMYRTVNNLGIHCTVVGGAITRPKQITERFVQAAKE; from the coding sequence ATGGAGTGTGTCGGAATGTTACCACAAGGATTAATTGTTTCATGCCAAGCATTACCTGATGAACCGTTACATTCATCATTTATTATGTCGAAATTAGCCCTCGCAGCTTATGAAGGCGGAGCAGTCGGAATTCGCGCCAATACTAAGGAAGATATTGAAGCGATCAAAGCAGAGGTGCCCCTGCCTGTCATTGGTATTGTAAAGCGAGATTACGAAGGTTCTGAGGTGTTTATCACAGCTACGTCTAAGGAAGTCGATGAATTAATTGCAAGCGGTTGTGATGTCATCGCACTAGATGCCACAAAGCAAGAGCGCCCTCAAGAAACCTTAGCTGAATTAGTCGCTTATATTCGCGAACATTCGCCTCACACAGAAATTATGGCGGACATTTCTACCGTAGACGAAGCCATCAATGCGGAGCAACTAGGCTTCGATTACATTGGAACGACACTTCGTGGCTACACCCACTATACTAAAGGGCACATCTTGTACGAGAATGACTTTGCTTTTTTAAAAGAAATCTTGGAAAAGGTGGAGGCCAAAGTGATTGCGGAGGGCAATGTGATTACCCCGGAAATGTATCGAACTGTCAACAACCTGGGCATTCATTGTACAGTAGTAGGCGGCGCGATAACTCGTCCGAAACAGATTACCGAACGTTTTGTACAAGCAGCAAAAGAATAG
- a CDS encoding MurR/RpiR family transcriptional regulator: MKFENRVQQSRHLLTKMDKKIVAFIQENELDDSFSTINSLAHAIGTSPATITRFSNKLNYANFQDMKFNLQHEKSERVVENAPLVQQIHRYHQNIIQQTGEFISEEKIKRFAHYLKTSRQVNYAGLGSSGLTASEFYYRTLRMGVKGMVSTDAHQMKISASLLSSKDMFVAISNSGETTELADAAQIAHEQGAYVVVITNYEGSTITQHANLVLITSDQSRVHDTRFINTQIATTFLMDIVCYLLLKDDYMHKLYQHTRHTILEKKDL, from the coding sequence GTGAAGTTTGAAAATCGCGTTCAGCAAAGCCGTCATTTACTGACGAAAATGGATAAGAAGATTGTAGCGTTTATACAAGAAAATGAATTGGATGATAGTTTCTCAACTATTAATTCGTTGGCACACGCAATCGGCACATCACCAGCCACCATTACACGTTTCAGCAATAAATTAAATTATGCGAACTTCCAAGATATGAAATTCAATCTGCAACATGAGAAGTCTGAAAGAGTAGTGGAAAATGCGCCATTAGTCCAGCAAATCCATCGTTACCATCAAAATATTATTCAACAAACAGGAGAATTTATTTCCGAGGAAAAAATCAAGCGCTTCGCACACTATTTGAAAACCAGTCGCCAAGTCAACTACGCAGGACTAGGTAGTTCAGGATTGACTGCAAGCGAATTTTACTATCGCACCTTACGCATGGGAGTAAAAGGGATGGTTTCAACCGATGCGCATCAAATGAAAATTTCCGCCTCCTTGTTGTCTTCAAAAGATATGTTCGTCGCCATTTCCAATAGCGGAGAAACCACAGAGCTGGCAGACGCTGCGCAGATCGCACATGAACAAGGTGCTTATGTCGTCGTTATCACAAATTACGAAGGCAGTACCATTACTCAACATGCCAATCTCGTCCTCATTACCAGCGACCAATCACGCGTACACGATACACGCTTTATCAACACACAAATCGCGACCACCTTTCTAATGGACATCGTATGTTATCTGCTGCTGAAAGATGATTACATGCATAAACTTTATCAACATACACGCCACACCATTTTGGAAAAGAAAGATTTGTAA
- a CDS encoding class I SAM-dependent methyltransferase produces the protein MADQRNAFTLRLLEDANIHPEMRVLDVGCGPGEVTGLLAALVGDSGRVIGIDNNTQLLNLAKQNHSGENIEYREADLYNLPNDLGQFDAIVGRRVLMYLPDPMQALENLKPLLKPDGLFIFQESDAINGGTGEDPLPRHQQAIQWVWQTVELEGGDIHIGEKLYDMYVQLGIEAPHIMAEVVMQTSKENDLAWLVEMMLPRMQEHQVLSRDFSIDTFKKELQAEAEGINTAFIRDTAFGIWGKLK, from the coding sequence ATGGCAGACCAACGTAATGCGTTTACGCTCAGATTATTAGAAGATGCAAACATTCATCCAGAAATGCGCGTGTTAGATGTAGGATGCGGACCTGGAGAAGTGACAGGACTGCTGGCAGCGCTAGTAGGTGATTCTGGGAGAGTCATCGGTATCGATAACAACACGCAATTACTGAATCTCGCAAAGCAAAATCATAGTGGTGAGAATATTGAATATAGAGAAGCGGATTTGTACAACTTACCAAATGATTTAGGACAATTCGATGCAATAGTAGGGCGCCGCGTCCTCATGTATCTGCCAGATCCCATGCAAGCTTTAGAAAATTTAAAACCGCTGTTGAAACCAGATGGTCTATTTATTTTCCAAGAAAGTGATGCGATTAATGGCGGTACAGGAGAAGATCCGCTACCTCGACACCAGCAAGCCATCCAGTGGGTTTGGCAAACAGTCGAGTTGGAAGGCGGAGACATTCATATCGGTGAGAAATTGTACGATATGTACGTTCAGCTCGGCATTGAAGCGCCGCATATTATGGCAGAAGTCGTGATGCAGACATCGAAAGAGAACGATCTTGCTTGGCTCGTAGAAATGATGTTACCAAGAATGCAGGAACATCAAGTACTGAGCAGAGATTTCTCTATAGATACCTTTAAAAAAGAATTGCAGGCAGAAGCGGAAGGCATAAACACTGCCTTTATCCGAGATACCGCTTTCGGCATTTGGGGAAAGCTTAAATAA